The Bradyrhizobium oligotrophicum S58 genome contains the following window.
TCACCAACAATCCGATGCTCAGCCCGGCGCAGCTCGGCTTCAAGGGCGGCCTGTTCGGAATGTTCAAGGGCAACGACAAGGAGGAGACGAAGTTCACCTCCGAGCCACAGCGCGAAAGCCTGACCCAGCCGCCTCCGGGCTATCAGACCCCCTCGCCCGGCTATGCCTACGGCACCGGCCCGCGGGAGCCGCTTGGCGCCAAGCAGATGGACATCATGACCGGCAAGGAACGGTAACGGCGGCTGCTCGCCCGAGTGCCCCCGGAATTGTCCGCCGCGCCGAAATTAGCGAAATTTAACGTCTTGCGGCGGCACCATCCCGTCGCTGTTTTGTGACGCCGGGCTCCGTCCCGCGCGGTGTAGCATGCTGCGCTCAAACCCGATCGCCCGTCCGCGGGCCTTCAGAAGGATCATGATGTCCTCGCACCGGTTCATTTCCGTCGCCGCCGCGCTCGTCTCCCTCACCTCGCTCACGGCCGGCGCTTCGGCGCAGACGACGTTCGCCTCCGAGCCGCCCGCCAGCTTCACCCTTCCGAACGGCCTGCAGGTCGTCGTGATCCAGGATCACCGCACCCCGGTGGTGACGCAGATGATCTGGTACAAGGTCGGCTCCGCCGACGAGACGCCCGGCAAGTCGGGGCTGGCGCACTTCCTCGAACATCTGATGTTCAAGGGCACCGAGAAGCATCCGGCCGGCGAGTTCTCCAAGACCGTGCTGAAGATCGGCGGCAACGAGAACGCCTTCACCTCGGTCGACTACACCGGCTACTTCCAGCGCGTGCCGCGCGATCAGCTGCCGAAGATGATGGAGTTCGAGGCCGACCGCATGACCGGCCTGGTGCTGAAGGACGAGAACGTGCTGCCCGAGCGTGATGTCGTGCTCGAAGAGTACAATATGCGCGTCGCCAACTCTCCGGAAGCCCGTCTCACCGAGCAGGTCATGGCGGCGCTGTACGTCAACCATCCCTATGGCCGGCCGGTGATCGGCTGGCGGCCCGAGATCGAGAAGCTCGGCCGCGAGGATGCGCTGGCGTTCTACCGCCGCTTCTACGCGCCCAACAATGCGATCCTGGTCATCGCCGGCGACACCGACGCGAGGGAAGTGCGCCCGCTGGTCGAGCAGACGTTCGCCAAGGTCCCCGCGCAGGCCGACATTCCCGCGCGCCGCCTGCGGCCGCAGGAGCCCGAGCCGGTCGCGCCGCGCACCGTGACGCTGTCGGACCCGCATGTCGAGCAGCCCTCGA
Protein-coding sequences here:
- a CDS encoding M16 family metallopeptidase; protein product: MMSSHRFISVAAALVSLTSLTAGASAQTTFASEPPASFTLPNGLQVVVIQDHRTPVVTQMIWYKVGSADETPGKSGLAHFLEHLMFKGTEKHPAGEFSKTVLKIGGNENAFTSVDYTGYFQRVPRDQLPKMMEFEADRMTGLVLKDENVLPERDVVLEEYNMRVANSPEARLTEQVMAALYVNHPYGRPVIGWRPEIEKLGREDALAFYRRFYAPNNAILVIAGDTDAREVRPLVEQTFAKVPAQADIPARRLRPQEPEPVAPRTVTLSDPHVEQPSMRRFYLVPSATTAAPGESAALDVLAQLMGAGSNSYLYRALVIDKPLAVNASASYQGTSLDPSQFSVAAAPRPGVEFAQVEAVVDSVIAEIAQNPVPASDLERVKTQLIAEAIYANDNQATMARWYGGGLTTGLSIEDIRSWPDRIRAVTAEQVRAAAQKWLDKKRSVTGYLIKDNAAKREEKRS